Proteins co-encoded in one Flavobacteriaceae bacterium MAR_2009_75 genomic window:
- a CDS encoding putative membrane protein, translating to MWMYLGLLAALFLGLHNLLKKHAVQGNEVFPVLLGTISAGFLLLLPLYLGSIWYPDRMMELQLYVTDIPLKKHGYIFIKSAIMAGSWLLAYQALKHLPITIVTPIRSAGPFFTFIGAILIYQERPNFAQWIGFFLIIFSVLLYSRIGKREGIHFKSNKWIFAIIGATFLGASSGLYDKFLIQNLSLNPQTLQFWFCFYTILILLVILSITWFPNTEKRKAFKWRWSIPMVGILLQIADYFYFKALQDPDALIMLLSAIKRSQIIIAVVVGGLIFKEQNKRKKLVPLAGIMIGVFLILYS from the coding sequence ATGTGGATGTATCTTGGGCTTCTGGCCGCCTTATTCTTAGGTTTACACAACCTACTTAAAAAACATGCCGTTCAGGGCAACGAAGTTTTTCCGGTGCTTTTAGGTACTATTTCAGCTGGTTTCCTGTTGCTCCTTCCATTATACTTGGGTTCCATTTGGTATCCGGACCGAATGATGGAGCTACAGCTGTATGTGACGGACATCCCCCTAAAAAAACATGGCTATATTTTTATCAAATCCGCCATCATGGCGGGCTCTTGGTTATTGGCCTATCAGGCTTTAAAACATTTGCCGATTACCATTGTGACGCCCATACGCTCGGCAGGCCCCTTTTTCACCTTTATCGGGGCGATACTCATCTATCAAGAAAGGCCGAATTTTGCGCAGTGGATCGGTTTCTTTCTCATCATATTTTCGGTATTGCTCTATTCTCGAATCGGAAAAAGGGAAGGCATTCATTTTAAAAGCAATAAATGGATATTCGCCATTATCGGAGCCACTTTTTTAGGGGCTTCGAGCGGACTCTACGATAAGTTTTTGATTCAGAATTTGAGCCTGAATCCGCAAACTTTACAATTTTGGTTTTGTTTTTATACCATTCTTATTCTTTTGGTAATACTAAGTATAACCTGGTTTCCGAATACGGAAAAACGAAAAGCGTTCAAATGGCGTTGGTCTATACCAATGGTGGGCATACTGTTGCAGATTGCCGATTACTTTTATTTTAAGGCCCTACAAGACCCAGATGCATTGATTATGTTGCTTTCGGCAATCAAACGCAGCCAAATTATCATTGCCGTTGTCGTAGGCGGACTCATCTTCAAAGAACAGAACAAACGCAAGAAACTCGTACCCTTGGCCGGCATTATGATCGGTGTATTCTTGATTCTATACAGTTGA
- a CDS encoding nucleotide-binding universal stress UspA family protein — translation MNKKILLPTDFSKNSWNAIQYAINLYENEPCDFYILNTYAKEVYGLDSYEILDPDHLFNKSSEKRSKEGLGDIMVRLTFLNENSKHRFFVLSYSTMFLSTVKKVVEDMQFDLIVMGAKGTNLNRAKQYGKNTLDVIENVRHCPILVVPTNVTFNHPKEIVLVTNFDRDFNIAEVKHLADIAQITKASIEVVSTIDNCDLTAHQKENKMLLRQNFKNIDYRFRVLHNVKMKAALSCFVEIRHSGMISYIDKKPTLLEWLGLGSSSLGKLGFFKDVPVLALHG, via the coding sequence ATGAACAAAAAAATCTTGTTACCTACCGATTTTTCGAAAAATTCTTGGAACGCTATTCAGTACGCGATCAATCTTTACGAGAATGAGCCTTGTGACTTTTATATTTTGAATACCTATGCCAAAGAAGTCTATGGTTTAGATAGCTATGAGATTTTAGATCCTGACCATCTTTTCAATAAATCTTCGGAAAAAAGGTCGAAAGAGGGCCTGGGAGATATTATGGTTCGGTTAACCTTTCTAAATGAAAATTCGAAACATCGATTTTTTGTACTTTCCTATTCAACGATGTTTTTATCAACGGTAAAAAAAGTCGTCGAAGACATGCAATTCGATTTAATCGTAATGGGGGCGAAGGGTACCAACCTCAATCGTGCAAAACAATATGGTAAGAATACCTTAGACGTTATCGAGAATGTTCGACATTGCCCCATTTTGGTAGTTCCGACAAATGTCACGTTCAACCATCCGAAAGAAATCGTATTGGTAACCAATTTTGATAGAGATTTTAATATTGCCGAAGTAAAGCATCTAGCTGATATTGCTCAAATCACTAAGGCTAGTATAGAGGTGGTAAGCACTATCGACAATTGTGATCTTACCGCACATCAAAAGGAAAACAAGATGCTGTTACGGCAAAATTTCAAGAATATCGATTACCGGTTTAGAGTGTTGCATAATGTGAAGATGAAAGCGGCCCTTAGTTGTTTTGTCGAAATCAGGCATAGTGGTATGATTAGTTATATCGACAAGAAACCGACTTTGCTCGAATGGCTGGGCCTAGGCAGTTCTAGTCTTGGTAAATTGGGCTTTTTTAAAGATGTGCCCGTATTGGCATTGCACGGCTGA
- a CDS encoding phosphotriesterase-related protein → MKKAFGCFFMSLTLLFSTLASAQIITVNGEISADEMGISLIHEHIMVDWIGADSTGYHRWNRGEVVQRALPFLKELENHGVTTLVDCTPAYLGRDPYILKELSHLSGIQILTNTGYYGVHDNKFIPLKVQKASAQEMASHWMKEFERGIDGSGIKPGFIKISVNNSGTLSEVHKKLITAAGLTHLATGMTIVSHTGGDEAAMAQIKVLKNMGVSPRSFVWTHAQNGTIDGYIEAAKHGAWISLDHVNAGDPNNPKKNGNIDWYVASLSKLKDKNILQQVLVSHDAGWYTVGETNGGDFRGYTNLFTELIPALKKNGFSKKDIDMLLVENPKEAYMLRIRKVQN, encoded by the coding sequence ATGAAAAAAGCCTTCGGATGTTTTTTTATGAGCTTAACGCTTCTCTTTAGCACACTCGCCTCTGCCCAGATTATAACGGTAAACGGTGAGATTTCCGCTGACGAAATGGGTATTTCGCTCATTCACGAACACATCATGGTCGATTGGATCGGGGCCGATAGTACAGGTTACCATAGATGGAATAGGGGGGAGGTCGTGCAACGTGCACTACCATTTTTAAAAGAATTAGAGAACCACGGCGTAACAACCCTTGTAGATTGCACACCCGCATACCTCGGTCGTGACCCCTATATCTTAAAAGAACTTTCGCATCTTTCAGGCATACAGATTTTAACCAATACGGGTTATTATGGGGTGCATGACAATAAATTTATTCCCCTTAAAGTGCAAAAAGCCAGCGCACAGGAAATGGCTTCCCATTGGATGAAAGAATTTGAAAGAGGAATAGATGGTTCTGGGATCAAGCCAGGATTTATCAAAATCTCGGTAAATAACAGCGGCACACTTTCCGAAGTACATAAAAAACTTATCACGGCTGCGGGATTGACTCACTTGGCAACAGGAATGACCATTGTGTCACATACCGGAGGAGATGAAGCTGCCATGGCCCAAATCAAAGTACTAAAAAACATGGGGGTTTCACCTCGTTCTTTTGTGTGGACCCATGCCCAAAACGGAACTATCGATGGTTATATAGAAGCCGCAAAACACGGCGCATGGATTTCGTTAGATCATGTCAACGCCGGAGACCCCAATAACCCCAAGAAGAATGGAAATATTGATTGGTACGTAGCATCCCTATCAAAACTAAAAGATAAAAACATACTTCAGCAGGTGCTTGTTTCACACGATGCCGGCTGGTACACGGTAGGAGAAACTAATGGCGGCGATTTTAGGGGGTATACGAACCTCTTTACCGAATTGATTCCTGCACTTAAAAAAAATGGGTTTTCGAAAAAAGATATAGATATGCTGTTGGTCGAAAATCCTAAAGAGGCATATATGCTAAGAATAAGGAAAGTTCAAAATTAA